A single window of Nitrospiraceae bacterium DNA harbors:
- a CDS encoding CYTH and CHAD domain-containing protein: protein MPWNIHQTIEDEIKFRIPPGFQIPPDMGEPIPTRVFTSTYFDSEHHRLGQLGLTLRKRVEQARGVWQLKIPSGAVRLELNIDSGSRSIPWEFLDLLTAFFRKQEAIQLGKLRTKRKGVRIQKDSQVIAEVVLDSVALIRDKKTVHAFQELEVELQDGTAAQLKPIRKILLQAGAEEKALQPKIFQALQLPYPLALELSDPSAPATEHIQERLHSQFLQMLQHDPGTRLGRDSEALHRMRVATRRMRAIIRAVRTFLAPEWTEHVRQELGWVGSLLGEVRDGDVILESFRHHFHDLSRQEQRAFQSILKKFEDQRSMARAKLLEGLRSDRYLTLLNHFEDSLTRLPFQPSPLTITELARKAFHKVQDFVRASHNFFPKAELHRTRILLKRARYALELAEPLLGKRVKRFLEQAKHTQDLLGYHQDAVVAEQRLLAIKQHSRGTGIAYVTGLMVERFRNQQSQVHQQIPKQWQKLQKQGKKL from the coding sequence ATGCCATGGAATATTCACCAAACGATTGAAGACGAAATTAAGTTCCGGATTCCACCCGGCTTTCAAATCCCTCCCGACATGGGGGAACCGATCCCAACCCGCGTCTTCACATCCACCTATTTTGACAGCGAGCACCATCGACTCGGTCAATTGGGTCTGACTCTCCGAAAACGAGTGGAACAAGCCCGTGGGGTCTGGCAATTAAAAATCCCCAGCGGTGCCGTTCGACTGGAGTTGAACATTGATTCCGGCAGCCGCAGCATTCCCTGGGAATTTCTGGACTTATTAACGGCCTTTTTTAGAAAACAAGAGGCCATTCAACTCGGAAAACTCCGGACAAAGAGAAAAGGGGTTCGCATTCAGAAAGACAGCCAGGTTATCGCTGAAGTCGTCCTGGACTCCGTGGCCCTCATCCGAGACAAAAAAACTGTGCATGCATTTCAGGAATTGGAGGTTGAATTACAGGACGGCACAGCCGCTCAACTCAAGCCGATCCGCAAGATCCTGCTTCAGGCGGGGGCGGAGGAGAAAGCATTACAACCCAAGATTTTTCAGGCACTACAACTTCCCTATCCGCTTGCCCTCGAACTCAGTGATCCTTCAGCACCAGCGACAGAACACATTCAAGAAAGGCTTCATTCCCAATTTCTTCAGATGTTGCAACATGATCCCGGGACCCGTTTGGGTCGGGACAGCGAAGCGCTTCATCGCATGCGAGTCGCAACCCGCCGCATGAGAGCCATTATTCGAGCGGTACGGACTTTTCTCGCACCGGAATGGACAGAGCATGTCCGCCAGGAGCTGGGCTGGGTTGGTTCTTTGTTGGGCGAAGTCAGGGATGGGGATGTTATTTTGGAATCATTTCGTCATCATTTCCATGACCTCTCCAGACAAGAACAGCGTGCCTTTCAATCGATTCTTAAGAAATTTGAGGATCAGAGGTCTATGGCCCGCGCCAAACTTCTGGAGGGATTGCGTAGTGACCGGTATCTCACTCTCCTGAATCATTTTGAGGACTCACTAACCCGTTTACCATTTCAGCCGTCTCCACTCACCATTACGGAATTAGCGAGAAAAGCCTTTCACAAAGTTCAGGATTTTGTGAGGGCCTCACACAACTTTTTCCCGAAAGCTGAACTGCATCGCACTCGAATACTCTTGAAACGGGCGCGATATGCCCTTGAACTCGCCGAGCCCTTGCTCGGCAAGCGTGTCAAACGGTTTCTTGAACAGGCGAAACACACGCAGGATCTTTTGGGATACCATCAAGATGCGGTGGTTGCTGAACAACGGCTCCTCGCCATCAAACAACACTCACGGGGAACCGGCATCGCCTATGTCACCGGACTGATGGTTGAACGGTTTCGAAACCAGCAATCCCAGGTGCATCAACAAATCCCGAAACAATGGCAAAAGCTTCAAAAACAAGGGAAAAAGCTATAA